The region GCAGTGAATGGGCGACATCGGCGAGACCGCCGGTCTTGACCAGCGGCCAGATCTCACTTCCGGCGAACAGGGCAGTGCTCATCGTTCAGTCGTCATGCAGTGTTCAGGCGTTCAAGGCAAGTATGGAAAGCAAGGATACGATCAGACGTGGTGCGGTGTCGCTGAACATGGCATGCATCGCGCTAGGCTGAAAAAAATAGTCTATCGACGCGAGTTTCAGTACTTCCATAGACCTTCATCGACACCGTCATGGCGGAGATCACAAGATGAGCATTCAGGAGATGAGCATTCAGGCCGAAACCGATCCGCGCTTTGTCAGCCGCCTCACCAAGAACACCCTTGCCCTGATCATGGCCGGCGGACGCGGTTCGCGCCTCGGGCCGTTGACGCAGTGGCGCGCCAAGCCGGCCGTGCCGTTTGCCGGCAAGTTCCGCATCATCGACTTCGCCCTGTCGAACTGCATCAATTCCGGGATACGCCGCGTCGGTGTGCTGACGCAATACAAGTCGCATTCGCTGATCCGTCATCTGCAGCAGGGCTGGAGCTTCCTGCGCGGCGAGTTCGGCGAGTTCGTCGAACTGCTGCCGGCGCAGCAGCGTATCGACGAGAACTCCTGGTATGCCGGTACCGCTGACGCGGTCTATCAGAACATCGACATCATTCGTGACCACGAGCCCTCGCATGTGCTGATCCTGGCCGGCGATCATGTCTACAAGATGGACTACGGGCGCATGCTCGCGCGCCATGTGGAAACCGGCGCCAAGATCACCGTGGGTTGTGTCGAAGTGCCGCTGCACGAGGCCAGCCAGTTCGGTCTGATGGAAGTCGACGAAGTCGGCAAGGTCGTCCGTTTCGTCGAAAAGCCCAAGCAACCACAGCCGATGCCGGGTTCGAACGATCACGCCCTGGCATCCATGGGCATCTACGTGTTCGACGCCCTGTATCTGCTGGAGTTGCTGACCAAGGATGCCGGTACCCTGCGCTCCAGCCACGATTTCGGACACGACGTACTGCCGGACGCGATCGAGGCCGAAGGCGTCTATGCCTATCCGCTGCGCGACGTGCACGACCCCGCCCAGGAAAGTTATTGGCGCGATGTCGGCACGGTGGACGCGTTCTGGGAAGCCAATCTGGAACTGTGCGACGTGCTGCCGGAACTCAATATCTACGACGAGCAGTGGCCGATCTGGACCTACCAGCTATCGACGCCGCCGGCCAAGTTCGTGTTCGACCATCCGCAGGGGCGCGGCTACGCCGTGGATTCCATGATCGCCGGCGGCAGCATCGTGGCCGGCGCCGAGGTGCATCGCTCCGTGCTGTTCTCGAACGTGCGGGTTGAGCCGGGTTCGCATATCGAGCAGTCCCTGCTGCTGCCGAGAACCACCGTCGGCAAGAACTGCGTGCTCCGCAAGACGATCCTCGATGAAGGCTGTCGTATTCCGGATGGCATGCAGATCGGCGTGGATGCCGAATCCGATGCCAGGCTCTACTTCGTGTCCGCAGGCGGTGTGGTCGTGGTCACGGCGGAAATGCTCGGTCAGCCCCATCTCGTTCGGTGAGACCGGCGCCCACGGATTGCATTGCATTGGCCGGCGCCCCTTCCGGCCAGACCCAGAGACAGACCCTACAGCCAGATCATCAGGCCCATGCCGAAGCGATGCGCGAGCGCGCTGTGGCCGGGATAGGCGCGCAGCCGGTAGTGCTGCAGGCCGGCGAGGGGTTCCAGGTCGATCGAGTACACGTAGCGGTCGCCTTCGGCCTGTGCCGTCATCATCAGGCTGGACTTCGGCAGGAAGCGCTGGCTGCCATCCAGGCGTCCGATCACGCATTCCACGGCTACGTCGTCCGGCGACAGGCCATTGAGCTGCGCGGCAATCCGCAGTGGCAGCGTCTGTCCGGCGCTGAGCGTGCTCGGCGGCACTTCCAGCAGTTGCAGCGACACGCCGGACCAACGTTCGCGCACGCGTTGCTTCCACGCCGAAAGTTCACGCGCGATCGCGCTGTCGTCGGCGCTCAGACGCGCCGCCTGGCGAGCCGCCGGCCCGTAGAAGCCGCTGACGTAGTCCATCACCTGACGGCCCGAGTTGAAGCGCGGGATCAGGGTCTTCATCGCATTGCGCGACAGCCGCAGCCATTTCGGTGCATAGCCCACGCCCGGCGCACTATAGTAGAGCGGCTGCACCTGGTGTTCGAGGATATCCAGCATCTGGCGGGCTTCCTCGGCGTCGCGAACGTTCGGATCGGAGACCGGCTCCACCGCGAAACCGTTGCTGCCGTCGTAGCCCTCGGCCCACCAGCCGTCCAGCACCGACACATTGAGCGCGCCGTTGATGCCGGCCTTCTGGCCCGAGGTGCCGCTGGCTTCCAGTGGATATTCGGGGTTGTTGAGCCACACATCACAGCCCTGCACCAGATTGCGCGCCAGCGCGATGTCATAGCCTTCGACCATGAACAGGCGGCCGATGAATTCCGGCTTCAGCGACATCTCGTAGATCGTGCGGATCAGCGCCTGTCCCGGCTGGTCGCTGGGATGCGCCTTGCCGGCAAAGATCAGGATCGCCGGCCGTTCGGGATTGTTGAGCATGCGCGACAGCCGCGCCGGGTCGCTGAGAATCAGCGTGGCACGCTTGTAGGTGGCGAAGCGCCGGGCGAAGCCGAACACCAGCATGCTGGTGTCCATGGTCCGCAGACTGCGCGTGGCCTCGGCGATCACATGCTCGGACATGCCATTGCGCTGGTGCTGCCGCTCGACGCGTTCCAGCACATCCTCGAACAGATCGCGCTTGAGGCGTTGTCGGATCGAGATGAACAGGTGGTCCGGAATGTCGTCGATGCGGTTCCAGTACTCGGTGCTGAGAATTTCCTTGCGCCAGCCCCGGAACTGATCGTGGAACAGCTGCGACCAGGCGCGGCCGAGGAAGCTGAACAGGTGGACGCCGTTGGTGACGTAGCTGATCGGATTGTCCTCCGGCGGCACCTCCGGGTAGACGTAGCGTTCCATCGACGAGGCCACGCCGCCATGAATCCGCGACACGCCGTTGTGGAAGCGCGAGCCGCGCAGCGCCAGCGAGGTCATGTTGAAACGGTTGGCGCCGTGCGGGTCGGCGCCCAGCGCCATCAGCTGGTCCTCGCTGGCGCCGAGCTGCGGCAGCATGCGCTGGAAGAACCACTTGAGCTGCGCGTGGTTGAAGATGTCGTGGCCCGCCGGCACCGGCGTGTGGGTGGTGAACACCGTGCCGGACGCCACCAGCTCCAAGGCGGTCTCGAAGTCGAAACCCGCCTGCACCTGCTCACGCACGCGCTCCAGAATCAGGAACGCGGCGTGGCCTTCGTTGATGTGCCAGACCGTCGGTTTGAGCCCCAGCGCCTGCACCGCCCGCGCACCGCCCACGCCGAGCACGATTTCCTGCTGGATGCGCGTATCGGAATTGCCCCCGTAAAGCTGGTAGGTGATCTGACGGTCTTCCTCGCTGTTGTCCGGCACGTCCGAATCCAGCAGGTACAGATCGATCTGGCCGACCTGCGCGCGCCACACACGCAGCCAAACCTCGCGATCGGCGATCGAAACCTGGATCAGCAGCTCGCTGCCGTCGACCGTCTTGACCGGCGATACCGGCAGTTCGTCGAAATTGGTACGCACATTGAGCGCGTTCTGGCGGCCCAGGCTGTCGATGCGCTGCTGGAAATAGCCCTGCCGGTAGAGCAGGCCGATCGCCACGAACGGTACACCCAGATCGCTGGCCGCCTTGCAATGATCGCCGGCGAGAATGCCGAGACCGCCGGAGTAAATCTGCAGCGACTCATGCAGGCCGAATTCGGCGCAGAAATAGGCCACCAGATCCTTGGCCGGGTCCAGGTGCTCCAGCACCTCGTGGCGCGTGCCGGCGGCATGATAGGAGTCGTAGGCGGACAGCGCGCGGTTGTAGTCCTCCAGGAAGTCCGGATCCCGGGATGCGGCTTCGAGCGTGGACTGCGCCACGCGGCGCAGGAACAATTTTGGATTGTTGCCGCAGGCACGCCAAAGTTCATGGTCCAGGCGCCAGAATACACCGCGAATGTCGCGGTCCCAGCTGTACATGAGATCGCAGGCGATCTGCTCCAATCGCGCCAGGGCAGGCGGGATATTGGGACGCAGTTCCAGCGAAAAGGTGGTTCCTGGCATGTTCGACATCCGCTTGGACGAGTGAAGGATCGTGGCAAGCCTAGCGGAGTTCGTGCCATGTGCGGGGCGCGATTGCGGCGATGTAACGATTTCGTGAGCCGGTGGGTCAGGCGCCTGCCTGAGCGTCCGGGAATTGTGGTGTTCGAGGGAACCGTTCAATGAGACGCAGTGAGCTGACAAGCGAAGTGGCGGCGGCCTTGGCGCGGCTGGAGGCGGCGATCGAGGCGGCGCCGCAGCATGTACTGGGAGTGCACCCCACGGACAACGGTGAAGTCGAGCTGCGTGTGTTCCGGCCGGGCCTGCGTGAGCTGCGGCTCAGCGGGGGAGACAGGCTGAGTCGCATCGAACACAGTGACCTGTTCGTCTGGCGCGGCCCGGCCGACCGCCTGCCGCGGACCTACAGCCTTCACTTCCGGGATGATGGGGGCAATCAGTGGCAAACCTGTGATCCCTATCATTTCGACGCACGCCTGCCGGAATACGACCTGCACCTGTTCGGCCAGGGACGCCACTGGCATGCCTGGAAATGGCTGGGCGCGCATGCGATCTCCATCGATGGAATCGCCGGAGTGCGCTTCGCGGTGTGGGCGCCGAATGCCCGCAATGTCAGCCTGGTCGGCGAATTCAACGGCTGGGATGGGCGCTGCCACCCGATGATCCCGCAGGATGAAATCTGGGTGCTGTTCGTTCCCGGTCTGGCCGCCGGTGATCGCTACAAGTTCGAGGTGCGTGGTGCCGACGGCAGCGTCGTGCTCAAGGCCGATCCCTGGGCGCGTGCCCAGGAATTCCGCCCCGCCACCGCGAGCCGCGTCGCAGCGCCGTCCAGCTACGTGTGGCGCGACCAGGCCTGGACCGAGGCGCGCCGCAAGCGCGACTGGCGCGTGTCGCCGATGAGCGTCTACGAAGTCCAACTCGGCTCCTGGCGGCGCTGGCCCGACCAGGGCTGGTACGGCTACCGCGAGCTGGCGCATCAACTGGTCGACTACGTGGGAGAACTCGGCTTCACCCACATCGAGCTGATGCCGGTCACCGAATATCCCTTCGACGGTTCCTGGGGTTATCAGCCACTGGGGTTGTACGCGCCGACCTCCCGTTTCGGATCGCCCGAGGACTTCCGCTACTTCGTCGACCATTGCCACGACAACGGCATCGGCGTGCTGATGGACTGGGTGCCGGCGCACTTCCCCAAGGATGCACACGGACTGGCGCGTTTCGACGGCACGCCGCTGTTCGAACACCCCGATCCACGGCGCGCAGAGCATCCGGACTGGGGCACCCTGGTCTACGATTACGGCCGCACCCAGGTCCGCAACTTCCTGCTCGCCAACGCGCTGTACTGGATCGAGGAATTCCATATCGACGGTCTGCGCGTGGATGCCGTGAGTTCCATGATCCAGCTCGACTATTCCCGCAAGGCCGGGGAGTGGACGCCCAACGAACACGGCGGCAACGAGCATCTGGAAGCGATCGACTTCCTGCGCGAACTCAACACCGTGGTGCATGGCCGTTTCCCCGGCGTGGTGGTGATCGCCGAGGAAGCCACCGCCTGGCCCCTGGTATCGCGGCCGGTCGAACTCGGCGGGCTCGGCTTCTCCATGAAATGGAACATGGGCTGGATGCACGACACCCTGGACTACTTCGAACAGGAACCGGTCCACCGCAAGGCGCACCACGACAAGCTGACCTTCGGCATCACCTATGCCTGGGACGAAAACTTCGTGCTGCCGCTGTCACACGACGAAGTCGTGCACGGCAAGAGCCCGCTGCTCTACAAGATGCCGGGCGACGAATGGCAGCAGTTCGCCAATCTGCGCGCGCTGCTGGCGTACCAATGGACCTATCCCGGCAAGAAGCTGCTGTTCATGGGCGGTGAGTTCGGTGTCACTCTGGAGTGGAACGAGGAACGCGAACTGGACTGGAACCTGCTGCGCTTTCCGGGACACGCCGGCGTACAGCGCCTGCTTTCGGACCTCAACCGTCTGTACCGCGCCTCACCGCCGCTGTGGCGCGACGATTTTTCGCCATCCGGGTTCGAATGGGTCGACTGCAATGACCGCGACCGCTCGATCATCAACTTCCTGCGGCACGACCACGGTCACGGTCGCAGCCTGCTGATCGTCTGCAACTTCACGCCGGTGCCGCGGGAAGGCTACCGAATCGGCGTACCCGTCGCCGGCCGCTGGCGCGAGCGCATCAACAGCGATTCCTCAATGTACGGCGGCAGCAATCTCGGCAATGTCGGGGAGGTGGAAGCCGAAGCCATCGAATGCATGGGACGCAAGTTCTCGCTGAACCTCACCCTGCCACCGCTGTCCGTGCTGATTCTGGAGCCACCCGGCACCAGCCGAAGCTGAGCCGCCTGTCGCCGCAACGTAAAATAGGGGACAGGCCACGGTTGTTCGCTACACTCCATCACCCGTTATTAGGCCGAGTCGCTCCCTATGCCCCGCCGCGCCCGGCTCATGCTGCCCAACCTCCCGCTGCACATCATTCAGCGCGGCAACAATCGCCAGCCGTGCTTCTTCGCGGGTGAGGACTACCCATGGTATTTGCGGTGGCTGGGCGAGTATGCACGGCAGGCCGGGTGCCGGGTACATGCCTACGTGCTGATGACAAACCATGTGCATCTGTTGCTTTCGGCAGACCGAGCCGACGCTGCGGGACAGCTTGATGAAGGCACTTGGGCAGCGTTACGTGCAATACGTCAATCGCACCTACCAGCGCAGCGGCACCCTGTGGGAAGGACGGTTCCGTTCGTGTCTGACGCAGGAGGACGCCTACCTGCTCACCTGTCAGCGCTACATCGAACTGAATCCGGTGCGGGCGGACAGGGTGTCGCGCCCGGCTGATTATCGTTCGGCGCGGATGCGAGCGCCCGGTTGACGGCTTACCGCGAGCTGTTTCGTTCAACACACCGTTGCGTCAGGTGTGAATCCTGGAGATCCGCTTGAACAAAGAAAACCGTAATCGACTGATCGGAGTGGGTGCCGTGCTGCTCAGTGTTGCTTCGGCCACCTATATTTTCCTGGTGAACAGCGCCGACGAGCAGGCCGCCAAGGTGGATCTGACCGTCCCCAGTCTGGCGTCGGAACGCATCCTCTACGCACGTTTCGACCCCTTGTGAAGGCGCACACGCGGCGCAAGCGGTCGAGGTGGGCTTCACCCACTTCCACGCCGGCACGACGCGGTTGAACTCGGTTTGAAGCCGCCGAAACACGCATTCCGGGACGCAGGTGGAGCCTTCCGGTATCTCTACGAGCAACTCGGCTGCCGGAACCCCATGGTGGTGTACGCCCACGCCCGAGTGTTGCGGATACGACAGGACTGGGATGCGCTCATACCGGTCATCCATCCGGTGTACGCAGACATGGAAGCCGCGCTACCCGAAAGGGCCTCCTACGTGGCCTACACCATGGGGGCCTCAACCATATTGCCTTGGTAGCCTCTCTGAGTGCTGGGTTTGTTGCGGTGCCTGGAGTAGTCCTCCATGAACTTCACACATAGTTCCTTGACCGTCGGCGCTTTGCGCGCTTCGGCCTTGGCAGCTCCCGGATCACCACCCCGGCGAACCTCAGCCAACCAACTCTGTGCCAATGAGCGGGCTTGCTCAACGGTCAATTCTCCGTACAAGCCCAATGCAGGCTTGCGCCGCTCGCCGGCGTTCGTCCGATACTGGAGCATGAAGACTTTGCGACCGGCAGGTGTAATCTTGCACAGGAAACCGGGAACGAGGGTGTCACGCAGCTCGACGGGCTGCGCTTGGGGTTTTGCCGCATCGATTGCGGACTTGGTGAGCTTGATCTTGGCCATAGCTGACTCCTTGGAAAGACCCGTTTCCAGGAGCCCGTTAGGAGCCAAGCGAATGGAAGCCGGGTCAAGTTTCGGAAAGCACCGGCATATGATGAATTAGCCTAAGTTTTTGATAAACTTGCTGTAGCGAGCTTAGGCGTAGTCCAGCGAAGTACGGTGCTGGAGTCATGGTGAAAAAAAAGCCGCGGCAGTAGCCGCGGCTCTTTTTGTTCTGGCTTTCCGCTCAGACCGGGCGAATCTGCGTTGCCTGCATGCCCTTGGGGCCACGCGCGGCGACGAATTCGACCTGCTGGCCTTCGGCTAGGCTCTTGAAGCCATCACCCTGAATCTCTTTGAAGTGCGCGAACAGATCTTCGCCACCGTCAGACGGTGTGATGAAGCCAAAGCCCTTGGCGTCGTTGAACCACTTCACACTGCCGCTGGAAACATTACTCATGAAATACATCCTATTGCATTGAAGACGGGAACCCAGCCCGGTACTGGACAGACGAAACAAGAGCACATCCGGGATTGGAACCCGCCGCTGACAGCGGCGAGACACTGCGCTGACGACACTGCTTGAATCGTATGCCCGACTACGGTGAACGCATTGGGCGCCAAAGTCCAGCCGAACCGCCGAACGGTTCAATCGTTGCGGCTACGGGCTTGGATTCTGAGGCGCACGCGTTCGACCCGAGGGCCTTCCATTTCCAGGACTTCGATGCGCATGTCGTCGAACTCGGCGGTGTCGCCGTCGTGCGGCACACGGTCCAGATGCTGCATGACCAGGCCGCCGACGCTGTCGGCCTCGCCGGATTCGATTTCGTGGCCGATCAGTCGCTCCAGGGTGATGATCGGCAGGGTGCCCCGGCCTTCGTAACTGCCGTCCGGCGCGAGCTTCCAGTCGTCGCGTGCGCGGCGGAATTCATCCTGGACACGGCCGAACAGCACGTCGAGCACGTGATCGAAGGTGACGAAGCCGAGCGGGCCGCCGCGCCGATCCACCACCAGCGCGAAGTGCGGATGACCGCGCAGGAAGCGGCGGAACAGGCCGGCGGCCGAATCGTCGCGGCTGACCACGGGGATGTCGCGCATGACTTCGCGGACATCGGTGAGTTCCGGGCGTTCCTGTAGCGCCGCGAACAAGTCCTTGAACAGCAGCAGGCCGACCGGGTTTTCGCGTCCATCCTCGCACACCGGATACCGCGAGAAGCGGTAGCGGGCGGCGATGCGCGCAATGTCCGGCAGCGGCATGTCCACATCGAGTATCACCGCGTCGGACCAGGGCCTCATCAGATCACCGGTCGCCAGATCGGAGATTTCCAGGGCATTGGTCAGCCAGTGCGTTTCCTGGCGCGAGAGTTCTCCGTGACGATGGCTGGCCAGCAACACTTTCTTGATCTCATCGGCGGAGTGCGCTTCGTCGCCTTCGTGAAGGATCTCGACGCCCAACAGGCGCAACAACAGATTGGCGCTGCCGTTGAGCAGGCGGATGAAGGGGTAGGCCAGCCAGTGGAACAGAAATAATGGCGTCGCCGTCCACAGCGAGATCGATGAGGGGTGGCGGATCGCGATGGACTTGGGCGCGAGCTCTCCGAGCACGATATGCAGGAAGGAGATCAAGCTGAACGCCAGCGCGAACGATGTGCCATGAATCGCTTCGGGCGAAGTCACGCCGAGTGCGGCCAGTGCCGGTTCGAGCACGCGCGCAAACGCCGGTTCGCCGATCCAGCCCAGGCCCAGCGAGGCCAGGGTGATGCCGAGCTGGCATGCGGAAAGATAGGCGTCCAGATTGGAGCGGACGCTGCGCAGCACGCGCGCAAAAATGCCGCCGTCCTCGGCCAGCTCCTCGGCCTGCGTCAGGCGCAGCTTGACGATCGCGAACTCGGCGGCGACGAAGAAGCCGTTCAGCAGCACCAATAACAGCGCGCCGAGCATCAGCTGCCAGTTGTC is a window of Banduia mediterranea DNA encoding:
- the glgP gene encoding alpha-glucan family phosphorylase — protein: MPGTTFSLELRPNIPPALARLEQIACDLMYSWDRDIRGVFWRLDHELWRACGNNPKLFLRRVAQSTLEAASRDPDFLEDYNRALSAYDSYHAAGTRHEVLEHLDPAKDLVAYFCAEFGLHESLQIYSGGLGILAGDHCKAASDLGVPFVAIGLLYRQGYFQQRIDSLGRQNALNVRTNFDELPVSPVKTVDGSELLIQVSIADREVWLRVWRAQVGQIDLYLLDSDVPDNSEEDRQITYQLYGGNSDTRIQQEIVLGVGGARAVQALGLKPTVWHINEGHAAFLILERVREQVQAGFDFETALELVASGTVFTTHTPVPAGHDIFNHAQLKWFFQRMLPQLGASEDQLMALGADPHGANRFNMTSLALRGSRFHNGVSRIHGGVASSMERYVYPEVPPEDNPISYVTNGVHLFSFLGRAWSQLFHDQFRGWRKEILSTEYWNRIDDIPDHLFISIRQRLKRDLFEDVLERVERQHQRNGMSEHVIAEATRSLRTMDTSMLVFGFARRFATYKRATLILSDPARLSRMLNNPERPAILIFAGKAHPSDQPGQALIRTIYEMSLKPEFIGRLFMVEGYDIALARNLVQGCDVWLNNPEYPLEASGTSGQKAGINGALNVSVLDGWWAEGYDGSNGFAVEPVSDPNVRDAEEARQMLDILEHQVQPLYYSAPGVGYAPKWLRLSRNAMKTLIPRFNSGRQVMDYVSGFYGPAARQAARLSADDSAIARELSAWKQRVRERWSGVSLQLLEVPPSTLSAGQTLPLRIAAQLNGLSPDDVAVECVIGRLDGSQRFLPKSSLMMTAQAEGDRYVYSIDLEPLAGLQHYRLRAYPGHSALAHRFGMGLMIWL
- the glgC gene encoding glucose-1-phosphate adenylyltransferase yields the protein MSIQEMSIQAETDPRFVSRLTKNTLALIMAGGRGSRLGPLTQWRAKPAVPFAGKFRIIDFALSNCINSGIRRVGVLTQYKSHSLIRHLQQGWSFLRGEFGEFVELLPAQQRIDENSWYAGTADAVYQNIDIIRDHEPSHVLILAGDHVYKMDYGRMLARHVETGAKITVGCVEVPLHEASQFGLMEVDEVGKVVRFVEKPKQPQPMPGSNDHALASMGIYVFDALYLLELLTKDAGTLRSSHDFGHDVLPDAIEAEGVYAYPLRDVHDPAQESYWRDVGTVDAFWEANLELCDVLPELNIYDEQWPIWTYQLSTPPAKFVFDHPQGRGYAVDSMIAGGSIVAGAEVHRSVLFSNVRVEPGSHIEQSLLLPRTTVGKNCVLRKTILDEGCRIPDGMQIGVDAESDARLYFVSAGGVVVVTAEMLGQPHLVR
- a CDS encoding hemolysin family protein; its protein translation is MDNWQLMLGALLLVLLNGFFVAAEFAIVKLRLTQAEELAEDGGIFARVLRSVRSNLDAYLSACQLGITLASLGLGWIGEPAFARVLEPALAALGVTSPEAIHGTSFALAFSLISFLHIVLGELAPKSIAIRHPSSISLWTATPLFLFHWLAYPFIRLLNGSANLLLRLLGVEILHEGDEAHSADEIKKVLLASHRHGELSRQETHWLTNALEISDLATGDLMRPWSDAVILDVDMPLPDIARIAARYRFSRYPVCEDGRENPVGLLLFKDLFAALQERPELTDVREVMRDIPVVSRDDSAAGLFRRFLRGHPHFALVVDRRGGPLGFVTFDHVLDVLFGRVQDEFRRARDDWKLAPDGSYEGRGTLPIITLERLIGHEIESGEADSVGGLVMQHLDRVPHDGDTAEFDDMRIEVLEMEGPRVERVRLRIQARSRND
- a CDS encoding cold-shock protein, with the translated sequence MSNVSSGSVKWFNDAKGFGFITPSDGGEDLFAHFKEIQGDGFKSLAEGQQVEFVAARGPKGMQATQIRPV
- the glgB gene encoding 1,4-alpha-glucan branching protein GlgB; translated protein: MRRSELTSEVAAALARLEAAIEAAPQHVLGVHPTDNGEVELRVFRPGLRELRLSGGDRLSRIEHSDLFVWRGPADRLPRTYSLHFRDDGGNQWQTCDPYHFDARLPEYDLHLFGQGRHWHAWKWLGAHAISIDGIAGVRFAVWAPNARNVSLVGEFNGWDGRCHPMIPQDEIWVLFVPGLAAGDRYKFEVRGADGSVVLKADPWARAQEFRPATASRVAAPSSYVWRDQAWTEARRKRDWRVSPMSVYEVQLGSWRRWPDQGWYGYRELAHQLVDYVGELGFTHIELMPVTEYPFDGSWGYQPLGLYAPTSRFGSPEDFRYFVDHCHDNGIGVLMDWVPAHFPKDAHGLARFDGTPLFEHPDPRRAEHPDWGTLVYDYGRTQVRNFLLANALYWIEEFHIDGLRVDAVSSMIQLDYSRKAGEWTPNEHGGNEHLEAIDFLRELNTVVHGRFPGVVVIAEEATAWPLVSRPVELGGLGFSMKWNMGWMHDTLDYFEQEPVHRKAHHDKLTFGITYAWDENFVLPLSHDEVVHGKSPLLYKMPGDEWQQFANLRALLAYQWTYPGKKLLFMGGEFGVTLEWNEERELDWNLLRFPGHAGVQRLLSDLNRLYRASPPLWRDDFSPSGFEWVDCNDRDRSIINFLRHDHGHGRSLLIVCNFTPVPREGYRIGVPVAGRWRERINSDSSMYGGSNLGNVGEVEAEAIECMGRKFSLNLTLPPLSVLILEPPGTSRS